Part of the Candidatus Manganitrophaceae bacterium genome, CTTGCGGTGGTCGCGCCGCTTGATACTCCATGGACGATTCCACCCCCGCTTCCAAGGTGCGATCGGGTGATATTCGAACAATTCGACGCCGGCCTCCTCCATAAACTGAAAGAAGCGAGGGTCTGCCGTCAGGGAACCGACCGCGTCATAAACGATTTTTACCGAAATCCCCCCTTTTGCTTTCGCGGCGAGCGCCTCGGCAAAGCGCCACCCCATTTGATCGCTCCGGAAAATATATGTTTCAAGATGGATCGTCTCTCTGGCCGCTTGAATCGCCTGAAGCATCTCCGGAAAGATCTCGGAGCCGTTCTTCAAAAGGCGAATCCGGTTTCCCAGAACTAAAGCGGGGCGCCTCGGCCTGAAAAGTTTGCGCAATCTTTGCATGCTTTATATTAACATAGACGATAGAACTGATTTAAGCCTTATTTTCCCGTCGGCCCCCTGCAAATCGACAAAGCAAACCGGTTATGTTAAGATCGTTGTAATGAGCCAAGGTGGTCGAAAATGAATGCATTCGTCTTGGCCGGCGACCGTGGCGCCAGCCACCAAATTCTTGGGATGAATAAAGCACTGCTCCCCCTAGAGGGGTACCCTCTTTTTCTCCATGTGTTGAGAGCGCTCGATCGAGTCGCTGCGATCAATCAGATCTATCTGATCGGACCGCAGAAGAAGATGATGGCTGAAATCGAGCGGGCCCTTCCCTATGTTCTCTTCACCAAGAAGATTGAAGTGATGGAACAGAAGGAAAGCCTGATAGAGAACATCCTCGCCGTTTACATGCGCTCCCTTCCAGGGTATGAGGAAGGGGTCGATCCGCAAAAATTAAACCACGGCAATCCGCCCGGACTTTTTTTGCCGGCCGACATCCCCCTGATCACGCCGGCGGAAATCGAATCGTTCCTTTTACGCTCGGATATGAACCGATATGACTATTGTCTCGGCTTTACCCCTGAGGCTGCGCTGACCCCTTTTTACCCCACGGCAGACCAGCCTGGAATTGAGATGGCCTATCTCTATTTAAGAGATAAAATTTACCGGATGAACAATCTTCATTTGGTGAAGCCTTTTCGGATTGGAGCGGGGAGAGCGGTTCAACAGATGTATGACCACCGTTATCAGCGATATCTCGGAAACCGGCTTCGACTGAGTCTTCAGATCTTAAGGACACCGACGTGGCTGAGAGGATTCGGCTATTACCTGTTGGCCCAAGGGGCCACCCTCTTTGCACAAGCCGGGTGGAACCGTTGGGCCTCTTTCTTTCGTAGACCGTTGTCGGTGGAAGCGGTCGAAAAAGAGGTCAGTCGTTTTTTAAAAACACGCTTTAAGGCGGTCGAGACCGAACTCGGCGGCGCGGCGCTCGACATTGATGATGAATTAACCTACCGGACGATTTCCGCCCGATTTCGAGAATGGCGCGACTACCTCGCTCGGTTCGATCGACCGGGGACAAGAGATTCCTCCTGTTCGCTCAAGACGGAAGCCTGCGGATAAGGGATAGGATAGAGAATGCAAAAGGGGAGACAAAAAAAAGCTTTCACGATAAGAACAGCTGTAAAGTGGATCGTGCCGTCTCTCTTGACCGTGCTCTTTCTTCTTTACTCGAAAGAGGCGTATGCCTGGGGGGTCGGGATGCATATGATGCACGGATCAACCCTTCTGCAAAACCTTCAATGGCTGACTGGATCGTTGGCGCAGTTGCTGAGAGCCTACCCGCGCGATTTCTTGTATGGCTGCGTCAGCGCCGATATCTTTATCGGAAAGGGCTCCAAGTATCATGCCGATCATTGCCACAATTGGTCGGTGGCCCGGCGTCTTCTGCAGCAGGCGTCGGAGCCGAAACTACAGGCATTCGCCTGCGGCTACATCGCTCACCTCGCCGCCGACATCATCGCCCATAATATCTATGTCCCCAATCAGCTCTATCTCACCTCTTCCACCACCCGATGGGGACATATTTACTGGGAGCTTCGCGCCGACGAATATGCCGACAAGAGATACTGGCGGCAGGTTCTGAATATTATGGAAGGCCCCAATGATTTGAGCGATCGCTTTGTACAAGAGGTGGTCAAGAAAGATCTCATCTCGTTCGAAATGAAAAAAAAGCTGTTCACCCAGGTGGTGAAGCTCTATGAGCTCGGGAAACGCCAACAGGCGGTCTCCCTCGTTTCCAGAAATTCGCGGTGGGATGTACAGCAGGAGTATGTTGAAATATTGAATCAGAAGTGTCTTGGCCTCGTCGTGAATGTCCTAAACCATCCCGAGGATTCGATCTGCTACCGGTACGATCCGATCGGGAGCCAGCGTCTTTCGGAAGCAAAAAAACTGCGGCAGTTCTCCAAGCGAATTCATGGAAAAGAGCCGACGGAGCTGATCTTCGATACACCGCTCGAAATCGAAGGTCTCTTTTGCCAACATATCCACTCGGGGGAGTCCCCTCCTTCCCTCCCTGCACACCGCCATTCCGGCGAGATCCATTCGACATAACATCTTCTTTAAGATTCTATTGTCAAACAGTCGCTGAAAGGAAGAATCGGTCTATCCTTCGCTCGTCGGATTGGGTTCTGCCTTGGAGAGAGTGGGTCGCTGTGCGATCGGAGTCAAATTTATCTTGCAGGAGAAAAGCCGGCATGCTATGCGGTATCCGGCGTTTGGAAAACTTCAGGATTAAGAGATGGGATAAAAACAGTTCGCGGCCAATTAGGGGAAGACCCCGCGCGCCAGCTTGGCGCTGGCGATTTTGCGGATGGCGAGCATCAACGCCGCCATCCGCATACCGACCTTCTCTTCTTGAGAGAGGGTCAACACGGCATTGAAGGCATTCGACATGATCTCTCTCAGCTTTTCATTGATCTCTTTTTCTTTCCAAAAAAAGTTCTGAAGGTCCTGCACCCACTCAAAATAAGAAACGGTTACCCCGCCGGCATTTGCCAGAATATCAGGAATCACGAAGATGCCCCGATCTTGAAGAAGGACATCTGCCGCCGGTGTCGTCGGCCCATTGGCCGCTTCGGCGAGGATGGTGCATGAGATTTTTCCTGCGTTCTCCTCGGTGATCTGTCCGGAAAGGGCCGCCGGCACCAAGACATCGCAGGGAAGTTCCAAGAGCTCGCTGTTCGTGACCGGCTCTCCGCCGGGGAATCCTTCGACGAACCGGCTGTGCGACAGATACTGAAGCAGGACGGGGATATCGATCCCTTTGGGATTATAAATCCCGCCGCGGACATCGCTGACGGCGATGACCGAGCATCCCTGTTCATGGAGCACCCGCGCGGCGTTCGCGCCGACATTGCCGAATCCTTGAACGACGACCCGCTTTCCTTCCGGAGTCAGTCCAAGATGTTTGAATGCTTCCATGATACAGTAAACCACGCCGCGACCGGTTGCCTCCGTCCTTCCGAGCGAGCCGCCGATGACGATCGGTTTTCCGGTGACGATCTCCGGAATCGAGTAGCCTTTAAACTGACTGTAGGTGTCCATCATCCAGGCCATGACCTGTTCATTCGTTCCGACGTCCGGGGCAGGAACATCGATGTCGGGACCGATGAAACGAATGATCTCCGCGGTATATCGCCGCGTGAGCCGCTGTAACTCGTTCCGCGAGAGGGCGTTCGGATCGCAGCTGACCCCCCCCTTGGCGCCGCCGAAGGGAAGTCCCATCAGCGCGCACTTCCAGGTCATCCACATCGCCAGCGCGCAGACCTCGCCGAGATTGACTTCCGGATGAAACCGAATTCCTCCTTTCGAGGGGCCGAGCGTATTGTCATGATGTACGCGGTAACCATGAAAGACCTCGATTTGAGAGTCATCCATCCGAATCGGAACACCGACCATAATCGCCCGCTTCGGTACGACAAAACGTTTTCTGAGATTCGGATCGAGCCGGAGTTGATCGGCCGCCTTCTCGAACTGGACGATCGCCATCCGATAGATGGGGGTCATGTATTCCGGCTCATGCCGTTTTTCTTCTTTTAAGTCCATTTTATCCGTCTCGGTCTCTGAGTTTAAAATCTCTTACTTTTGATTGGAAAGGAAACGGGGAAGATCGCGAATGGAGATCATCCCGATGAGGTCCCGAATGGAGAGAATACCGATAATCGCCCCCCCCTCGGTGACGGCCAGATGTCGAACCCCTTTCGTCGCCATGATTTCATTCGCCTCCTGAATGGTTCGGGAGAGGTCGATATCTAAAACCGGGGTGTTCATGATGACGCCGACCGGGATTTTCGAGGCGGTCAGTCCATAGCCGATCACCTTTCTGACCAGATCGGTCTCGGTCACGATTCCGACGTAACGCCCCTCGTCGGTAATCATCAATGAGCCGATCTTCTTTTCATCCATCCGGATCGCCGCCGCTTGGGCGGTGGCACCCGCTTCAATGGTCTGGATATCGCGACGGACCAAAACGGTCAACGGCTTTACAATATCGGCCATCGAATAAACCGGGCTCTTTTTGTCCATCGAGAAATGCCGAACGAGATCTCGGACGGAGATCATCCCGACGATTTTTCCCTGCTCGGAAACGGCGAGGTGTCGGATCCCGTTCAGATGCATCAGGTGATTCGCCTCGATCGGCGATTTTCCGATATCGATGTCGATCAAAGGGGCATGCATCAGGGAGCGGGCCGGGGTCTCCAGAGAAACCTCTTTGGTCAACGCCTTTCGAACCAGATCGCTCTCAGTGATAATGCCGACGTAGCGGCCTTCTTCTTCAACAAAAACGGAGCCGATTTTATAGCGCCGCATCATCCGTGCCGCTTCGACAAGGGTTGTCATCGGCTCGGTTTTCTTAATATCGGAATGCATCAACTCCTTTAATGACATCCGTTTTCCTCCTTCAATCAACCGTCCGGAATGATATCCAAATGTCCAGACTCTGTCAACAAGATCCCCCCTTTTGGGGACTTCGGGGCCGACCCATTATTTGGTATTTCTCCGTAACTGCTTTGGTTGACACCTCATTGGGCCTATGTTAAACTCAACCGGAAATTTCTGATTTCATTTACTTTTAGAACCGCAGGAGAGTCACAGATGGCCGAAGCTGAATTGACCCATTTTAACCAGGAAGGACGCGCGCGGATGGTCGATGTTTCTGGAAAAGCGGAGACAAATCGAACCGCGGTCGCCACGGGAACCGTCTACATGAAACCGGAGACGCTCGACCGAATCAAGGCCGGACAGATCGCCAAAGGAGATGTCCTGGCCGTCGCCCAGGTCGCCGGGGTCATGGGAGCGAAGCGAACGCCCGACCTGATCCCAATGTGCCATCCCCTCCTCCTGACCAATGTCGACATCCATTTCGAGCTCCGCCCTGCCGAAAATGGAGGCCCCGCCGCCATCCAGATCCAAGCGACGGTGAAAACCGCCGGTCAGACCGGTGTGGAGATGGAGGCGGTCACCGCGGTCTCCGTCACCGCCCTGACGATTTACGATATGTGCAAGGCGATCGACAAGGGGATTAGCTTCGGACAGATCGGCCTTCTTTCCAAGAGCGGCGGCAAGTCAGGAACCTATACCCGTCCCGAGCCTTTCCCGAAATGATCCAGATCGAGCACCTTACAAAAGAATACGCCTCCGGCCACAAAGCAATCGACGACATCACCTTTCAAGTTCAGTCAGGCGAGATCTTCGGCTTCCTCGGACCGAATGGCGCGGGAAAGACGACGACGATCAAGATCTTGACGACCCTTCTTCGCCCCTCATCGGGCCAGGTTCGGGTCGCGGGTCACGATGTCGTGGAGAACCCGCTGGCGGTTCGGATGTCGTTCGGCTATGTGGGCCAGCAAAGCGGCGTCGATCCTTCGATGACCGTTCGCGAAAATCTACTGCTTCAAGGCAAGCTCTATCATCTTCCCGTCTCGAGCCTCCCGGAGCGAATCGCCTTTCTGCTCGATCTTTTTGATATGAAGGACGCGATCGATTCCTGGGTCGGCGCCTTGTCCGGGGGGATGAAAAGGAAGCTCGATATCGCGACCGCCTTGATTCATCAACCCAAACTCCTCTTCTTGGACGAGCCGACCCTCGGACTCGATCCGCAGAGCCGTTCCGATCTTTGGTCCTACCTTCGGCGCCTCAATCAGGAACAGGGGGTGACCCTTTTTTTGACGACCCATTACCTCGATGAGGTCGATCAGTTGGCCCACCGCGCCGGAATTATCAACCATGGAAAGCTTCAGAAGATCGGAACACCCGACCAATTAAAAGACAGCCTCGGGGCCGATTGCATTCATCTCACCTTCAAACAGCCCCTCTCCGAGCCGATCCTCTCTTTCTTCCGTCAAAAAGAGCCGATCAAGGAAGTGATCCGTCAGCAAAATCAGCTTCGTCTTTATTTGGAGAATGGGAAAGCGGCCCTCCCCCGCGTGCTGCAATGGGTCGACGAGCACGGGCTGACGGCCGAAACGGTATTGTTGACCCGCCCCACCTTCGATGATGTCTTTCTTAAATACACCGGGAAGAGCTTTGCCGACGAAGATAAGAAAGAGGGGGACGCTTCCGGATGGGGCTGGGGAAAGAAGTGGGACAATGGCTCCGGCGAAAATGAGTGGAGCAAGAAGTGGAAAAAAGAAGACGCCTCCGGAGAGGCCTGGGGTGGAGAGTGGCAGGGAGACTGGCAGAAGGATCAGGGATCGGCCCAGACCGGAAGCGCTTCAGGGGAAGAGAGCAAATCCGAACCCGCTCCGACTGACGAAAAATCAGATGCCGAGACAAAACCGGAGACGCCATCCGAAAAACAGTGGCCGCAAGGGGAGTGGCCCCAAGGAGATTGGAAAAATCAACAATGGAGCAAAAAGTAATCGCAACACCCACCCCGGCATCCACCCTGCCGATCAAATGGCTCATCGCCGACACCGCCGTCCTCCTCAAAAAATATCTCGTGATGACCTGGCGAATGCCGATCTGGACATTTTTCGGTCTGGTCCAGCCGCTTCTCTGGCTCGTTATTTTTGGTCAGCTTTTTAAAAATCTCTCGCGTCTTCCTGGTTTTCCGGAGGGTGATTATATCGCCTTTCTCACGCCGGGTATTATCGTGATGACCGTTCTTTTCGGCTCCTCCTGGTCCGGGGTGAACCTGCTGCGCGACCTGACGTTCGGCATCATGGAAAAACTGTTGGTCGCGCCGGTCTCGCGAACGGCGATCGTGTTGAGCCGTCTGCTGCATGCGGGCCTCACGGTGGTCATTCAGGTTTTTCTTCTGATCGGGGTGGCCGCTTTGTTGGGGGCGGGACTTCCGCGCGGTGCGGGAATCTTCTGGGTCTGGGTCGCGGTTCTCTTTCTTGCCATCGCCTTTTCCGCCGTCTCCAATGCATTGGCGATGATCTTAAAAAAAGAAGAGCCGCTGGTCGTGATGGGAAATATGCTGACCCTTCCGCTTCTCTTTTTCTCCCCCGCATTGGTCCCGACCGAGTTCATGCCGACCTGGATGCAAATGGCCAGCCGAATCAATCCGGTGACCTATGGGGTCGAAGCGGTCCGCGCCTGTTATCGGGGAAGTTTTGAAAGTTTTTTCTGGATCAGCATGACGGTGCTGACCCTCTTTATGCTCGTCTCCGTCATCTCGGCCATATCAATTTTCAGCCAGGATCGTTCCTAAAAATGAGGACAAAAGAACAGGCAACCTCTTTCTTATTTCTCCGGCACGGGGCGACCGATTTCCCCGAAAACCGGTACTACTGCGACCCGGTTGAGGATCCTCCGCTGAATGCCACCGGGTTGCAACAGGCCTCGCTGTGGCCCGAGCGCCTCCGGAAAAGGGAGATCGCAGCCGTTTATGTCAGCCCTTCACGAAGGACCCAAGAGACGGCACAGCCGCTTCTGAAGCGGCTCAACATAAATGCCGAGACATTGGAGGGGCTTCGGGAGAGAAGTTTCGGAGCCTGGGACGGATCGACCAACGAGCTGATTCAGCAACAACGCTCCCAGGAATGGGCGGCATGGAAAAGCGATCCGCTCCACTTTGTCCCCCCGGGAGGGGAGTCGCTTGCCGGTTTCGCGAAACGGGTCGATGAAACGATCCAGTCTTTGCTGACGCGTCATCGGGGAGAGACGGTCTTGCTGGTCACCCACGTCGGCCCCATTCGGATGATCGTGGCAGCGGCCCTCGGCATGCCGATTGAAAATCAGAAACGACTCGTGGTCGGCTCCTGTTCCTTGACACAGATTGACTATACCGCCAGCTGGCCGAACCTGATTGCCTTTTCATTACGGCCGGAATAATCTTATGAGGAGAACCGTGAAGAAGAAGACAACCCCCCAACAAAAGACCGGAAAAAAGAAGACCGTCGCCCGCCGGAAGGCGACGAATGAGACCTTTGATCCGATGCGGGTCATGGGAATCAGCTCCGCCTACTGGCAGTCGCGGGTTCTGCATGCCGGTCAGCGGTTTGACATCTTCTCCCGCTTGAGAGATCGATCGGCGACCGCGGCGGAGTTAGCGGCGGAGACGGAGTCCGACCCGCGTGGGATGGAAATCCTCCTCATTACGCTCACATCGATGGACCTTTTGACGCGGAAGAAAGAGCGTTATAAAAATACGGCCCTGACCGAAATGTTCCTCGTCAAAGGCAGCCCAAGATACCAGGGTGGAATCGTCTCGATGTTCGACAGCTGGTACGACGCCTGGGGCGATCTTTACGAGGCGGTCAAGACCGGCAAGCCGGTCGTCGACAAGCCGCACGATCAGGGGCCCGAGGCGGTTCGCAACTATATCTATGGGATGCACTATCGCGCGCTTGCGCAAGGGGATCTGCTCGCAAAAAAAATCAATTTCTCCGGACGACGGCAGCTGATCGACATCGCCGGGGGACCGGGCACTTTCTGCATCAAGTTCTGCCAGCGCAACCCCGAACTCTCGGCGACGGTCTTCGATCTGCCCCAGACGTTGGAGGTGACCCGAGAGATCGTCGAATCGTTCGGAATGACGGAGCGGATCACCCTCAAGCCGGGAAACTATCTCGAAGATTCGTTCGGAAAGGGGTACGACAGCCTGCTCCTCTCGTCGATGTTCAATCAAGAATCTCCTCAGGTGATCAAACAGATCTTCCGAAAAGCCTACGAAGCGCTCGACTCGAAGGGAATGATCTTGATCCAAGATCAAATGCTGAATCGGGATAAGACGGGGCCGATGTTATCGGCGCTCATCGGTGTGAACCAGCTGATTCATACACCGGGAGGCGCTGCTTATTCGGAGAAAGAGCTGGCCGATTGGATGAAGGAGATCGGGTTCAGAAAGATCAAACCGGTCCCACTTCCTTCCCCGAGCCCGTTCACCGTTTTATTGGGAGAAAAGCCTTAAATCAGGAGCAAATGTCATGAATCGTAAAATCATGTTTTTAATTCTCACTCTTTGGATCATTGCCGCGGGGAGAGCCAGCACGGCTCTCGCAGCAGAGAACGCCCCCCCGAGCACCGGTGCGCTGAATGGAACGGAGATTATCAAAAAATCGAGAGAGCTCATTTATCAAATTCAAGATCAGAAAAATAAGGTGATCCTCTACCTGATCGAAAAAGATGGAACCAAGAAAAAAATCGAAGCGTCCCGTTTTTGGAAAAATTATAGGGGACAAGGGGGACTCGACAGCAAAATGCTCTTGGTCACCGATTTCCCTCCCGATTCACGCGGCATCTCTTTTTTGATTTGGGACTATTCTGAGGAGAACAAAACAGACGATCTCTGGCTTTATTTGCCCGCGCTTCGAATGGTCCGTCGCATCTCGGCGCAAGATCAGAACGATGCATTTTTAGGGTCCGATCTGACCTTCGGCGACATGGGACAACGCCGCCTCGACGAAGATGAACACAAGCTTCTACGCGAGGAAGGATATTCGGGTGTCCAGACGTATGTGGTGGAGAGTATGCCGAAGGAAAAAGAAAGTCTCTACAGCAAAAAGGTCTCCTGGATCTCAAAGGACAACTGGACTGTTTTGAAAACCGACTATTATGACCGGAATGGAAAGCTCCTGAAGCGGCAGACGATTGAGTGGCAGACGCTCAACAATTTTAACGTGTGGAAAAAGACGGAAGTGACCAATGTCCAGAATGGCCATCGCACCGTTTTTGAGGTGAGCGACCTTCATGTGAATGGCGGGCTTCAAGACGATGATTTTACCGAACGGTCGCTTAAGACCGGACTGCGGAAGTAAAAGGACCTTTTCTTTTAGTAGAGCTTCTCGAACGGTAGGGAGAAAATAACACTGCAGAAATAGTCTGCATGAACCAAATTCTGTCCAACGGATGGTCTTCTACGCTATTTGTCCTCAATGATATCCTTTTGCATTTTGCGTATTTTCGGTAGACTGACTTTTATCCCTCACAAATAAGGAATTCCGAAAATGATGAAGCGTTACGTCGAGAAAGTCGTTGGGCATCCCTATTTGGTGATCCTCTCCATTCTCCTGATAACCGTCTTCTTCTTCGTTCAATTTAAAAATCTGCAGATGATGTTCGATCCCAAATCGATCCTTCCGCAGGATCATCCTTATGTCCAGCTGAATAACAAGATTGAGGAGGCCTTCGGTGGCAGCCGCGTCGTCGTCATCGGCATCCGTCGCAAACAGGGAGATATCTTCAATGCGACGACCCTTTCCAAGGTGAAGGGGATTACTGACGATGTTAAAAAGATTGCCGGAATCAAGGAAGAAAATGTCGTCAGCATTGCCGACCGAAAAATTAAATATGTCGTCGGCACGGAGAATGAGATTAAGATTCGTCAGTTGATGGAAGAAGTCCCGACCACTCCCGAAGGACTCCAGCACTTCAAAGAACGGGTCTTCTCGAATCCACTTTATCTAAATAGCCTCGTCTCCAAAGATGGCACCGCAGCCGCGGTTGTCGTTGACTTTGCCAACATGGTGCCAACCTATGGCGAAGAGGGGGCTTCCGCGCAGGGATCCGATCCAAAAGGAGGTGGAGATTCAGGGGAATCGTGGAAAAAATGGCAACAGGGCGGAGACCAAAAACAACAGGGAAATGGAGCCGAGAAATCGGGGCAGGGGAGCGGCGATCGAAAGGGTTCAGGGGAAAACTGGCAAAAGACTCAGGGAGGGGAGAGCGGATCTCATTGCCAATCGTGGCAGCAGACCTGGCCGGGAAGCTGGCTGTCCGATTCGACGATTCACTGCAAATTGCTTGACGTCGCCGATAAATACCGCGACGCCGACCATGAGATCTATCTTGGAGGCATGCCCATTGTGCTCTCCTTCTTCGAGGCAGATTCTTTCCGGATGTTGGTCGTTCTTTTCCCCATCGCTATCATTATCATCGGCCTTCTTCACTACATTGCCTTTCGGACCTGGCAGGGGCTTCTTATTCCTCTCCTCACCTCATTATTGGCAGTCGCCTGGGCGATGGGCATGATGGGGCTTACGCACACGCCGCTCGATCCATGGAATGCGATGACTCCGATTCTTATTTTAGCCATTGCAGCAGGCCACTCGGTTCAAATTCTAAAACGTTATTATGAAGAATACGAACGGCTCGGTGATTCCAAGCAAGCGGTGATTGAATCAACAACCCAAGTCGGTCTTGCGATGATCACGGCAGGCCTGATTGCTTCGGCGAGTTTTGCCTCTTTAATTACATTCAAATTAAAAACATTCCAATCTTTTGGATTGTTTACCGCATTCGGGATTTTAAGCGCCCTCGTTTTGGAGCTGACCTTTATTCCAGCCCTTCGATCAATTCTTAAGCCCTCCCGCAAAAAAAAGGTCTTGCGGGGTCCTGATCTGCTCGACCGATTTTTAGCAGGGCTGGCACACCAGGTGACAGGAAGCGGGAGAACCCTGATTCTTACCGGCGCCGCCCTTTTCTTTGTCATCGCGGCGTTAGGAACACTCCGTGTTCAGATCAGTAACAGCAATCGCTCCCAATTTTTTGAGTCGACCGTCCTTCGGCAGGATGAACGAGCTCTCAACGACAAGTTTGCAGGAACATCTACATTCTATATTCTTTTAGAAGCGAAGAAAGAGGATGCTTTAAAGAGTCCGGAGGTCGCGCTGGCGATTGATCGTTTGCAGCGGAAGCTGGAAGGTCTGCCGGAGGTCGGCAAAACAGAATCTTACATCGATTATGTTAAACAGATGAACCAAACATTGAACGGAGGAAATGCCGCGTTCAACAAGGTACCCGACACTCAAGAGCAGATTTCTCAATTTCTTTTCCTTTATTCGGTCTCGGGAAATCCGGCCGACTTCGCCCGGTTGATGCGACCTCAACAGCAGGAGGCGGTTATTTGGGTTTTCCTCAAAAGCGATGATACACGCTTGGCCGAGAAGTTAATTCAAATCGTCGAGCAAACACGCGATGCTGATTTTGCGCCTCGGCAGGTCTCGCTCGGCGTGGCGGGGAGCTCTCCCGTGGTGGTTGCCTTAAACCAAGAAATGGTGCGGGGAAAAGCCTGGAACATCATTCAAATCGCGGCCATTACTTTCTTTATGACCGCCCTCGTCCGTCGCTCTCTCTTGGGCGGGGTTTTCGTGATGGTCCCGCTGGCACTCTCCGTTTTAATTAATTTTGGTATAATGGGATTGAGCGGTATTACGCTCGGGATTGGTACCGCCGCAATTACTGCCATGGCCGTGGGTATCGGCGCCGATTATGAAATTTATTTGATTTTTCGCCTGCGGGAGGAGTTTAGAAAAACCAGGAACATCGAGGAGGCAATCCGGGTCACGTTACAGACTTCAGGAAAGGCTATCATTTTTGTTGCTCTTGCGGTCTCCGTCGGCTATGGGCTTCTTGCTTTTACCGGTTTCTATCTTCACATGGAAGGGATTTTGGTTCCCTTGGCAATGCTGACAAGCAGCCTTGGCGCATTAACCATCCTTCCTGCTTTGGTCATAATCTTTAAGCCTAAATTTGTTTTTGATACTCAGGAACTGCCGCTGACACTGAAGACGAGTACGAAATGAGGCGTCATTCCTTTTTTCCCGGAGATAGGTTGAGTGGGAAGGAAATGGTTTCTAATCATGGTCTTTGCCTTTCTCCTTTTCTCCGTCCCCAGGTCTGGCTTTTCCCAAGAATCACGCTTCAGCATCGCCTATACAATGGGCGTATATCAACCCTCCCTTAAAACCCTGAACAAGATTCTCGGGGATCCCCATCTTGCAGTCTTGCAGGATCCCAACTATCTGCTCCCCCGTAACCGCTTATTACCGGTCGAGGTCCGAGATATTGTCTCCCCCGAAATCACAGGAAAAACAAATTATGGCTTAGAAGTCCAGTGGGAGGCGACAGATAAATTCTCCTTGGTCGGAACCCTCTCATTATGGGAAGGAGGGTCAGTCGGGGAAGATATCATTACCACTTTTTTGCGCCAGGATCTACCCCCCGTCTCCGCTCCAAGAACAGCGACCTATGATCTCAACGTCAAGCAAATTTGGCTGGGGTGGAAATATAACCTTTTTATGGATCCGGATCGGGGACGGTTCTTTGTAAACGTCGGCCTGATCGGGGTTTCTATTGCAGACCTTACGATGGACTCCGTCGTCCGTGTAAATAGCCCCGATTTAAATTTCGCTTCGATCAGTTCCACCGAGGCACAAGGGGTCGCATTTACATCACGCGTCGGCATCGGCGGGGAGTATTTCCTTACTTCTTGGCTTTCATTCGGTGTAAACGCCAACTACGTGATTGGAAGCAGTGCAAAGATTAAAGTAAA contains:
- a CDS encoding ABC transporter permease is translated as MEQKVIATPTPASTLPIKWLIADTAVLLKKYLVMTWRMPIWTFFGLVQPLLWLVIFGQLFKNLSRLPGFPEGDYIAFLTPGIIVMTVLFGSSWSGVNLLRDLTFGIMEKLLVAPVSRTAIVLSRLLHAGLTVVIQVFLLIGVAALLGAGLPRGAGIFWVWVAVLFLAIAFSAVSNALAMILKKEEPLVVMGNMLTLPLLFFSPALVPTEFMPTWMQMASRINPVTYGVEAVRACYRGSFESFFWISMTVLTLFMLVSVISAISIFSQDRS
- a CDS encoding histidine phosphatase family protein, with amino-acid sequence MRTKEQATSFLFLRHGATDFPENRYYCDPVEDPPLNATGLQQASLWPERLRKREIAAVYVSPSRRTQETAQPLLKRLNINAETLEGLRERSFGAWDGSTNELIQQQRSQEWAAWKSDPLHFVPPGGESLAGFAKRVDETIQSLLTRHRGETVLLVTHVGPIRMIVAAALGMPIENQKRLVVGSCSLTQIDYTASWPNLIAFSLRPE
- a CDS encoding methyltransferase, translating into MKKKTTPQQKTGKKKTVARRKATNETFDPMRVMGISSAYWQSRVLHAGQRFDIFSRLRDRSATAAELAAETESDPRGMEILLITLTSMDLLTRKKERYKNTALTEMFLVKGSPRYQGGIVSMFDSWYDAWGDLYEAVKTGKPVVDKPHDQGPEAVRNYIYGMHYRALAQGDLLAKKINFSGRRQLIDIAGGPGTFCIKFCQRNPELSATVFDLPQTLEVTREIVESFGMTERITLKPGNYLEDSFGKGYDSLLLSSMFNQESPQVIKQIFRKAYEALDSKGMILIQDQMLNRDKTGPMLSALIGVNQLIHTPGGAAYSEKELADWMKEIGFRKIKPVPLPSPSPFTVLLGEKP
- a CDS encoding outer membrane lipoprotein-sorting protein, which produces MNRKIMFLILTLWIIAAGRASTALAAENAPPSTGALNGTEIIKKSRELIYQIQDQKNKVILYLIEKDGTKKKIEASRFWKNYRGQGGLDSKMLLVTDFPPDSRGISFLIWDYSEENKTDDLWLYLPALRMVRRISAQDQNDAFLGSDLTFGDMGQRRLDEDEHKLLREEGYSGVQTYVVESMPKEKESLYSKKVSWISKDNWTVLKTDYYDRNGKLLKRQTIEWQTLNNFNVWKKTEVTNVQNGHRTVFEVSDLHVNGGLQDDDFTERSLKTGLRK
- a CDS encoding MMPL family transporter, translated to MLDVADKYRDADHEIYLGGMPIVLSFFEADSFRMLVVLFPIAIIIIGLLHYIAFRTWQGLLIPLLTSLLAVAWAMGMMGLTHTPLDPWNAMTPILILAIAAGHSVQILKRYYEEYERLGDSKQAVIESTTQVGLAMITAGLIASASFASLITFKLKTFQSFGLFTAFGILSALVLELTFIPALRSILKPSRKKKVLRGPDLLDRFLAGLAHQVTGSGRTLILTGAALFFVIAALGTLRVQISNSNRSQFFESTVLRQDERALNDKFAGTSTFYILLEAKKEDALKSPEVALAIDRLQRKLEGLPEVGKTESYIDYVKQMNQTLNGGNAAFNKVPDTQEQISQFLFLYSVSGNPADFARLMRPQQQEAVIWVFLKSDDTRLAEKLIQIVEQTRDADFAPRQVSLGVAGSSPVVVALNQEMVRGKAWNIIQIAAITFFMTALVRRSLLGGVFVMVPLALSVLINFGIMGLSGITLGIGTAAITAMAVGIGADYEIYLIFRLREEFRKTRNIEEAIRVTLQTSGKAIIFVALAVSVGYGLLAFTGFYLHMEGILVPLAMLTSSLGALTILPALVIIFKPKFVFDTQELPLTLKTSTK